The Maniola hyperantus chromosome 9, iAphHyp1.2, whole genome shotgun sequence genome includes a region encoding these proteins:
- the LOC138402737 gene encoding uncharacterized protein — translation MSAYLGNLQVFDHKTSEWQIFKGKLVQFLKINKVPDEGSKIGVLLTHMTDETYRLVRNLAFPKELESLSYAGLIELLDSHFKLKQCSFADKAKFYGASRSPGESLGDWAARLRGLAVYCDFGTALETNLLDRFVLGLGSGPERDKLFEQKPSSLTLGRAIELAEQAECAKKAKALPSTSEVQVKEEPLFRAKFQGRAGRAAAARKGRADGRASDGDPTKLRDTSRCSVCGLNNHKSEKCFFRGYKCKKCFQKGHLKKVCPNSSSGVYHVDDEVARRQRL, via the coding sequence ATGTCGGCCTATTTGGGGAATTTGCAAGTTTTTGACCATAAAACTAGTGAATGGCAGATATTTAAAGGGAAGTTAGTGCAATTcttgaaaattaataaagtgCCGGATGAAGGATCTAAAATCGGAGTTCTTCTAACCCATATGACCGATGAGACATACCGCTTGGTGCGTAATCTAGCATTCCCGAAAGAGTTGGAGTCGTTAAGTTACGCAGGACTGATAGAATTACTCGACAGTCATTTCAAGCTGAAGCAGTGTTCGTTCGCCGATAAAGCTAAATTTTACGGAGCGAGCAGGAGTCCAGGCGAATCATTGGGAGACTGGGCGGCGCGACTTAGAGGTCTCGCAGTCTATTGCGACTTCGGCACCGCCTTGGAGACGAACTTACTAGATCGTTTCGTCCTCGGTCTGGGCTCAGGACCAGAACGCGATAAGCTATTTGAACAGAAGCCGTCCTCGCTTACGCTGGGTCGGGCGATTGAGCTGGCGGAGCAGGCGGAGTGTGCCAAGAAGGCGAAGGCGTTGCCTAGTACGAGCGAAGTTCAAGTCAAGGAGGAGCCGCTGTTCCGAGCTAAGTTTCAAGGTCGCGCTGGTCGCGCCGCGGCGGCTCGGAAAGGCCGCGCTGACGGGCGCGCGAGCGACGGTGATCCAACAAAGCTACGTGATACTTCGCGCTGCAGTGTTTGTGGGTTAAATAATCATAAAAGTGAAAAGTGCTTTTTTAGGGGTTATAAGTGTAAAAAGTGCTTCCAGAAGGGGCACCTAAAAAAAGTTTGCCCTAATTCTAGCTCGGGTGTTTACCACGTCGATGACGAGGTGGCACGTCGACAAAGGCTCTAA